Proteins co-encoded in one Arachis hypogaea cultivar Tifrunner chromosome 11, arahy.Tifrunner.gnm2.J5K5, whole genome shotgun sequence genomic window:
- the LOC140176031 gene encoding uncharacterized protein: MRLRYKSGLQNVVGVYCNDEGKQRGGGLACLWDDSIEVKLVSKLTNHIDMEVLNQNEKKGGNLVVLSQAESFIEAIQSNSLLDLGFDGHPFTWSNGKSGDRNIQERLDRALANVEWKELFSMTTVHHLEMFKSDHSLILIDSQGEKRKRKRGDYHFKLEEICLLNKECYKVVEQSWRNSTETLKEKLGQCERRLDKWGEENFGNIPKMIREEQKELAHSNSIQQIEEVLRNTREVEAKLNELLKLEEIWWSQRSRANWLRHCDRSTKYFHQKAS, encoded by the exons ATGAGATTAAGGTATAAGAGTGGACTTCAAAATGTGGTGGGAGTTTACTGTAACGATGAAGGAAAGCAAAGGGGTGGTGGCCTAGCATGTTTATGGGATGACTCTATAGAAGTAAAGTTAGTATCAAAGTTAACAAATCACATAGATATGGAG GTGTTAAATCAAAATGAGAAGAAAGGAGGAAACCTAGTTGTGCTATCTCAAGCAGAGAGCTTCATAGAGGCCATACAATCAAATAGCTTGCTGGACCTAGGCTTTGATGGTCATCCATTTACGTGGTCAAATGGGAAGTCAGGTGATAGGAACATCCAAGAACGTCTAGATAGGGCCCTAGCGAATGTAGAATGGAAAGAACTCTTTTCAATGACAACAGTCCATCACTTAGAAATGTTCAAATCAGACCACAGTCTAATTCTAATAGACTCACAGGGcgaaaagaggaaaagaaagagaGGTGACTACCATTTCAAGTTGGAGGAGATTTGTTTATTGAATAAAGAGTGTTACAAGGTTGTTGAACAATCTTGGAGAAATAGCACAGAAACGCTTAAAGAAAAGTTAGGGCAATGTGAGAGAAGGCTGGACAAATGGGGGGAGGAAAATTTTGGGAATATCCCAAAGATGATTAGAGAAGAACAAAAGGAACTAGCTCATTCAAACTCAATCCAGCAAATCGAAGAGGTTTTGAGGAACACCAGGGAAGTAGAAGCTAAACTGAATGAATTATTGAAACTGGAGGAAATTTGGTGGTCGCAAAGATCTAGAGCCAACTGGTTGAGACATTGTGATAGAAGCACGAAGTATTTTCACCAGAAAGCATcttag